In one window of Dokdonia sp. PRO95 DNA:
- a CDS encoding PKD-like domain-containing protein produces MIHKTTHSKFLSFLFLFTAVFVCGLNAYAQTQTLAEIQSKPGCATITQAIVNEFYSPIPAGGANPGDAGIVVDIDITNETPAGAATSGNYEAVTAGNLTDAQYCQVGTEGPDFLYNFSVPATETVTCSSATTVISTQGDFNSGTEWIVVIDENNEIIGGIPPSGLGECTGTVSTITIELIGDDISALAVDGIVSLELRSKGGTIGNSGNETDGPCPSPGNCARIDSITWDVLSEPILNNPLGSTDLCPGESTTVTADSSGDRPIIYSWSVGQGDITLTNTNQQTVTVTAGTTSGVYELLLEMTYAGEPGCTETFSDSATARVLPQPTVSSTTIEECQQSPTQTLDANLYLSLQPGESVTWYDAPTAGVIIPNPIQDSVGSSTYYGEITNSDGCSNPIRSDITLTIFQAPSSTDASDAVCSDEFYLRDLTTLSTGNSFTYSATSSNPGVIPAPANGSGNVISGTFTNESLAPITLTYTITPTGPAPNNCPGETFELAVTVNRQPQLTSSQDLTVCTATDPPLPADYLRANDAIVVAAGTTVTWYDALTGGNAIPGNDPELTTIGSISYFAEISDTGTGCVNPIREEVNLQIATPPFPALSETVCSGEQLNIGLNTFDTTYTVSSSDQGNVPAGADRTTPVTDNITDTYINTTANVVTIIYTVTYEDPGACNGNVFEIAVTVNPEPVVSNLLDTTVCSDMPIGVNLDVRTTSVAAESWRLVSVTPQAGLIPASSNASVAPVLFSNAIANDVFTNTTAGDLTVEYVVQATSNSGCEGETETITVTIAPAPEVDAGPASA; encoded by the coding sequence ATGATTCATAAAACTACCCATTCAAAATTTCTATCGTTCTTGTTTCTTTTCACAGCTGTTTTTGTGTGTGGATTGAATGCTTATGCACAAACTCAGACTTTAGCTGAAATTCAATCTAAGCCAGGTTGTGCGACAATAACTCAAGCAATTGTTAATGAATTTTATAGTCCTATTCCTGCTGGAGGCGCAAATCCAGGAGATGCAGGTATCGTTGTGGATATAGATATTACAAATGAAACACCTGCTGGAGCAGCTACTTCAGGTAACTATGAAGCGGTAACTGCTGGAAATTTAACAGATGCTCAATATTGTCAAGTAGGAACAGAGGGGCCCGATTTTCTATATAATTTTTCAGTTCCAGCAACGGAAACAGTTACTTGCTCAAGTGCAACTACGGTAATTAGTACCCAAGGTGACTTTAATAGTGGTACAGAGTGGATTGTGGTCATAGATGAAAACAATGAAATAATAGGTGGGATACCTCCAAGTGGGTTGGGCGAATGTACGGGTACTGTAAGTACAATTACTATAGAATTAATAGGTGATGACATATCAGCGCTAGCAGTTGATGGTATTGTAAGTTTAGAATTGAGATCAAAAGGTGGTACAATTGGAAACAGCGGAAATGAAACTGACGGTCCTTGTCCTTCGCCAGGAAATTGTGCACGTATTGATAGTATTACGTGGGACGTACTTTCTGAGCCAATTTTAAATAATCCTCTTGGGTCAACAGATTTATGCCCAGGAGAATCTACCACAGTTACTGCAGATTCATCTGGAGATAGACCTATAATATATTCATGGTCAGTAGGTCAAGGTGATATTACACTCACGAATACAAATCAACAAACTGTCACCGTTACCGCTGGTACTACGTCAGGTGTTTATGAACTCCTTTTAGAGATGACATATGCGGGAGAACCCGGATGTACAGAAACTTTTTCAGATTCTGCAACAGCGAGAGTGTTGCCGCAGCCTACAGTTAGCTCTACGACTATAGAAGAGTGTCAGCAATCACCAACCCAAACCCTTGATGCCAATTTGTATCTCTCACTACAACCTGGAGAGAGCGTAACTTGGTATGATGCTCCTACTGCAGGTGTTATTATTCCTAATCCAATTCAGGACTCAGTTGGCTCTTCTACTTATTATGGAGAAATAACAAATAGTGATGGTTGTTCAAACCCAATTCGTTCAGACATCACTTTAACAATTTTTCAAGCTCCATCTAGTACAGACGCTTCAGATGCAGTCTGTTCTGATGAGTTCTATTTGAGAGATCTTACTACGCTTTCTACAGGAAATAGCTTTACGTATAGTGCAACATCTTCAAACCCTGGAGTAATTCCGGCTCCTGCAAATGGTTCTGGAAATGTTATTTCAGGAACATTTACTAATGAAAGTTTAGCTCCTATAACTCTTACATATACAATTACTCCTACAGGTCCTGCACCTAATAACTGTCCAGGAGAAACTTTTGAGCTTGCAGTTACAGTAAATCGACAACCGCAGCTCACTTCTTCACAGGATTTAACAGTTTGTACTGCTACAGACCCTCCTCTTCCAGCAGATTACTTGAGAGCAAATGATGCAATTGTAGTAGCCGCAGGGACGACGGTTACTTGGTATGATGCGTTAACTGGTGGGAATGCAATTCCCGGAAATGATCCAGAACTTACCACTATAGGATCCATTTCTTATTTTGCTGAGATTAGTGATACAGGAACTGGATGTGTTAATCCTATTAGAGAAGAGGTGAACCTTCAGATTGCTACTCCACCATTTCCAGCCTTATCAGAAACTGTATGTTCAGGAGAGCAATTAAATATAGGCTTGAATACTTTTGATACCACTTATACTGTCTCTTCTTCAGATCAGGGTAATGTTCCTGCAGGAGCAGATCGTACAACCCCAGTGACAGACAATATTACAGATACGTATATAAATACAACGGCAAATGTTGTTACCATTATATATACCGTTACCTATGAAGATCCAGGAGCATGTAACGGAAATGTCTTTGAAATAGCAGTCACCGTTAATCCTGAACCAGTTGTGTCTAATTTGCTCGACACAACGGTATGTAGCGATATGCCTATCGGTGTAAATCTTGATGTACGAACCACAAGTGTCGCAGCTGAATCGTGGAGGCTCGTTAGTGTAACTCCACAAGCGGGATTAATTCCTGCAAGTTCTAATGCATCAGTCGCGCCAGTGTTATTTTCTAACGCAATTGCTAATGATGTATTTACAAATACTACCGCGGGAGATTTGACGGTAGAGTATGTAGTCCAAGCAACCTCAAATTCTGGATGTGAAGGAGAAACGGAAACAATTACCGTAACTATTGCACCTGCACCAGAAGTGGATGCTGGTCCAGCCTCAGC
- a CDS encoding T9SS C-terminal target domain-containing protein translates to TDVSDSANPADDTGAGDDPTVTMFEVANVSLQKMGEYVDTNLNNIVDQGDRIDYMFTVTNTGNTPLFDVSVEDNLVTVEGGPIDLAIGESDSVTFSASYILTNQDVANGSVLNTATVTARTANGAIVTDVSDDPTNPTDNDENNDGEPDDPTITVLDVEQDLEIFNEISPNGDGVNETFVIQGLQNYPNNVLRIYNRWGNVVFEEANYQNNFDGTSNGRATVERGEKLPVGTYYYLLDLNDGSSGRAGWLYINR, encoded by the coding sequence TTACGGACGTATCCGATAGTGCTAATCCTGCAGACGATACTGGAGCAGGAGATGACCCTACGGTAACTATGTTTGAAGTAGCTAATGTCTCTCTGCAGAAAATGGGAGAGTACGTTGATACTAATCTCAATAATATAGTAGATCAAGGTGACCGTATTGATTACATGTTTACAGTGACAAATACTGGTAATACGCCATTGTTTGACGTAAGTGTTGAGGATAACTTAGTCACTGTAGAAGGAGGTCCAATTGATCTAGCTATAGGGGAGTCTGATAGTGTTACATTTAGCGCTAGTTATATTCTTACTAATCAAGATGTGGCTAATGGAAGTGTATTAAACACAGCTACTGTTACTGCAAGGACTGCAAATGGAGCCATTGTAACAGATGTTTCGGATGATCCTACAAACCCTACAGATAATGATGAGAATAATGATGGTGAACCAGATGATCCTACTATTACAGTATTAGATGTAGAACAAGATTTGGAAATATTCAATGAAATTTCTCCAAATGGCGATGGTGTAAATGAAACTTTTGTTATTCAAGGATTACAAAATTATCCTAACAACGTTCTTCGCATTTATAATAGATGGGGTAATGTTGTTTTTGAAGAAGCAAACTATCAAAATAACTTTGACGGTACTTCAAACGGTCGAGCAACCGTTGAGAGAGGTGAGAAACTACCAGTAGGTACATATTATTACCTTCTAGACCTCAATGATGGAAGTTCGGGTCGTGCAGGATGGTTATATATAAACAGATAA
- a CDS encoding type IX secretion system membrane protein PorP/SprF, translating to MNIKLRVLIVGLVGLSFQTLFAQQDPQFTQYMYNTLSVNPAYAGSRGHASAIGVLRSQWVGLDGAPRTQTFSLDTPIGEHVGLGLAIANDELGPSKETYLDLNFSYTIMTSDTRKLSFGLKGGGRFLDIDFSKGNAQSEDVLFQNNVSEFLPTLGAGVYWHNDRNYLGFSIPNLFTDQTYDDIQQTVAAERLHLFIIGGIVTDLSSTTKFKPAFLVKSVTGAPLIVDLSANFMFYEKLRLGLSYRWDDSVSGLAGFQITPQLLVGYSYDYTTTELQRFNTGSHEITMRFDLISKTKKIKSPRFF from the coding sequence ATGAATATAAAGCTTAGAGTATTAATAGTAGGTTTAGTAGGTCTATCCTTCCAGACGCTATTTGCGCAACAAGATCCTCAGTTTACACAATATATGTACAATACATTGAGTGTAAATCCAGCATATGCTGGATCTAGAGGTCATGCTTCTGCGATTGGGGTATTGAGATCACAATGGGTTGGTCTAGATGGAGCTCCTAGAACACAGACCTTTTCTTTAGACACTCCAATAGGTGAACATGTAGGTCTTGGTCTAGCAATAGCAAATGATGAACTTGGTCCCTCTAAGGAAACGTATCTAGATCTTAATTTTTCATATACGATAATGACTTCAGACACTCGTAAGCTTTCGTTTGGCTTAAAAGGTGGTGGACGTTTCTTAGATATTGATTTTTCTAAGGGTAATGCTCAAAGTGAAGATGTCCTTTTTCAAAATAATGTGAGCGAATTTTTACCTACTCTAGGAGCAGGTGTCTACTGGCATAATGATCGTAACTATCTTGGATTTTCCATCCCAAATTTATTTACCGATCAAACCTATGACGATATACAGCAAACTGTAGCTGCCGAAAGACTTCACTTATTTATAATAGGAGGTATTGTCACAGATCTTAGTAGTACGACAAAATTTAAACCAGCTTTCCTTGTAAAGAGTGTTACGGGAGCCCCGCTTATTGTGGATTTATCTGCAAATTTTATGTTTTATGAAAAGCTAAGATTAGGGCTTTCTTATAGATGGGATGATTCTGTAAGTGGTCTTGCTGGATTCCAGATAACACCACAGCTATTGGTAGGGTATTCTTATGATTATACTACTACAGAACTACAGCGATTTAATACTGGAAGCCATGAGATTACAATGAGATTTGATCTTATCTCAAAAACAAAGAAAATTAAATCACCTCGTTTCTTTTAA
- a CDS encoding OmpA family protein, translating into MTKNITILLLLFSVSLFAQKTYKNADKLFEQMRYVEAAAVYEKAIDRGDNSMVLLQKAGDSYYFNTNMEEAYKWYDLLVSQYRDEVDAEYLFRFAHSLQGIGDYKAAKKWMKAFAKASSKNDKRIDDYAQKERTLADVLAIPAQFELKNLSINTAYSDFGPTYYGSKLVYSSAVDTSYYIKRRYHWNDQPFLDFYIGQINAAENEVKREDIFSDVINTKYHEATIAFAKDGKRIYFTRNNYDGDLRRGEDGVSHLKLYTAKRNDSVGAKDDWLDVRELPFNSSEYSTGHPALSEDGTKLYFVSDMPGTIGATDIFVVDILGDNNYSAPQNLGPKVNTSGREMFPYIENQVMYFASDGHLGVGGLDVFESDIGNNTFSIPRNLGKPLNSQLDDFGFIINESGEQGFVCSNREGGVGDDDIYAIQRIPLEDVVKNCKQLVKGYVVNSRTQERIADATVSLYGENGVKLSETVSKSNGDYVFNFDLDCAEQYDIKVNKLGYTPNSKNIVTSSISSETIVPLDLETLSELIVEDSGQLKIKVGIIFFDLDKDYIRPDAAMELNKIVTLMSQQPSMEIRIESHTDARADDSYNMELSQRRAVSTKNYLIRQGIAKERILSAQGFGETRLLNECSNGVQCDEVQHQINRRSEFIIEKM; encoded by the coding sequence ATGACAAAGAATATTACGATACTTCTGCTACTTTTTTCTGTTTCTCTCTTTGCACAGAAAACATACAAAAACGCAGATAAGCTATTTGAACAAATGCGCTATGTTGAAGCGGCAGCTGTTTATGAGAAAGCAATAGATAGAGGAGATAACTCTATGGTACTCCTGCAGAAAGCTGGAGATTCATATTACTTTAATACTAATATGGAGGAGGCTTATAAGTGGTATGATCTGCTTGTTAGTCAATATAGAGATGAAGTCGATGCTGAGTATTTATTTCGATTTGCACACTCACTTCAGGGTATTGGAGATTATAAAGCCGCAAAAAAATGGATGAAAGCTTTCGCGAAAGCATCATCTAAAAATGATAAACGTATTGATGATTATGCTCAGAAAGAACGTACTCTGGCAGATGTGCTAGCGATTCCTGCGCAATTTGAGCTTAAAAACTTGTCAATAAATACAGCGTATTCAGATTTTGGACCTACATATTATGGATCTAAACTAGTATACTCATCTGCGGTAGATACATCTTATTATATAAAAAGAAGGTACCACTGGAATGACCAACCTTTTTTAGACTTCTATATAGGTCAAATAAATGCCGCCGAAAATGAAGTGAAGCGAGAGGATATTTTTTCGGACGTTATCAATACAAAGTATCATGAAGCCACTATAGCTTTCGCAAAAGATGGAAAACGTATATACTTTACGAGGAATAATTATGATGGTGATTTGAGAAGGGGAGAGGATGGAGTTAGTCATCTCAAATTATATACTGCTAAGAGGAATGATAGTGTAGGAGCCAAAGATGATTGGCTAGATGTGCGCGAGTTACCTTTTAATAGCAGTGAGTATTCTACAGGTCACCCAGCACTTAGTGAAGATGGTACAAAGTTGTATTTTGTGTCAGACATGCCTGGGACTATAGGAGCAACAGATATTTTTGTAGTTGACATCTTGGGTGATAATAATTATTCTGCACCCCAAAACTTAGGTCCTAAAGTAAATACTTCTGGAAGAGAAATGTTTCCTTATATAGAAAATCAAGTAATGTATTTTGCTTCAGATGGACACTTAGGTGTTGGTGGGTTAGATGTTTTTGAGAGCGATATAGGTAACAATACTTTTTCAATTCCACGTAATTTGGGAAAACCACTCAATAGTCAGCTAGATGATTTTGGTTTCATTATTAATGAGAGTGGAGAGCAAGGGTTTGTATGCTCAAACAGAGAAGGAGGAGTGGGTGACGATGATATTTATGCAATACAGCGTATTCCTTTAGAAGATGTTGTAAAGAATTGTAAGCAGCTAGTTAAAGGTTATGTCGTTAATAGCCGTACGCAGGAACGTATAGCGGATGCTACAGTTTCTTTGTATGGGGAGAATGGAGTTAAACTTTCTGAAACCGTAAGTAAAAGTAATGGAGATTATGTTTTTAATTTTGACCTGGACTGTGCTGAGCAATATGATATAAAAGTGAACAAATTAGGATACACTCCTAATTCAAAAAATATTGTTACTTCTAGTATCTCCTCAGAAACTATAGTACCCCTAGATCTTGAGACGTTAAGCGAGCTCATTGTGGAAGATAGTGGTCAACTTAAAATTAAGGTTGGGATTATATTTTTTGACCTCGATAAGGACTACATACGTCCGGACGCTGCTATGGAGCTCAACAAGATTGTAACACTGATGTCTCAGCAGCCATCTATGGAAATTAGAATTGAATCTCATACAGATGCTCGTGCAGATGATAGTTATAATATGGAGCTATCGCAACGAAGAGCAGTCTCAACTAAAAATTACCTGATAAGACAAGGGATAGCAAAAGAGAGAATACTGTCTGCTCAAGGTTTTGGAGAAACAAGATTACTTAATGAATGTTCTAATGGAGTGCAATGTGATGAAGTACAACATCAAATAAATAGAAGGTCTGAGTTTATTATAGAGAAAATGTAA
- a CDS encoding MotA/TolQ/ExbB proton channel family protein, which produces MKKLFSIMAVAAVVVLSTFTANASNAQTTLPVQIQQIVANVDAGASFQEEAAAEELSFTQDLKKRFIEGGPGFMGIVLLCLILGLAIAIERIIYLNLASTNTKKLAQDVEDALNSGGVEAAKEVCRNTKGPVASIYYQGLDRVDEGVEAAEKAVVAYGGVQMGQLEKNVSWISLFIALAPMLGFMGTVIGMIQAFDRIEAAGDMNPALVAGGIKVALLTTVFGLIVAIILQIFYNYIIAKIDSIVNDMEDASITLMDMLVRYKK; this is translated from the coding sequence ATGAAAAAATTATTCTCTATCATGGCAGTTGCCGCTGTAGTAGTGTTAAGCACATTCACAGCAAACGCCAGTAACGCACAAACAACCCTTCCAGTACAAATCCAACAAATTGTTGCGAATGTAGATGCTGGTGCATCTTTTCAAGAAGAAGCTGCCGCAGAAGAGCTTTCTTTTACGCAGGATTTGAAAAAACGATTCATTGAAGGAGGTCCTGGATTCATGGGGATTGTACTTTTATGTCTTATTTTAGGACTTGCAATTGCTATTGAGCGTATTATATATCTTAACCTAGCATCTACTAACACTAAGAAGTTAGCTCAAGATGTTGAAGATGCATTAAATAGTGGTGGTGTTGAAGCTGCAAAAGAAGTATGTCGTAACACTAAGGGCCCTGTTGCTTCTATCTACTACCAAGGTCTTGACCGTGTAGATGAAGGAGTAGAAGCTGCTGAAAAAGCTGTTGTAGCTTATGGTGGTGTTCAAATGGGACAACTTGAAAAGAACGTATCTTGGATTTCATTATTTATCGCACTTGCACCAATGCTTGGTTTCATGGGTACGGTAATCGGTATGATTCAAGCCTTTGATAGAATTGAAGCAGCAGGTGATATGAATCCAGCACTTGTAGCAGGAGGTATTAAAGTAGCACTTCTTACAACAGTATTCGGACTGATTGTGGCTATTATTCTTCAAATATTCTATAACTATATTATTGCAAAAATTGACAGTATCGTAAACGATATGGAAGATGCATCAATCACATTGATGGACATGCTTGTACGTTACAAGAAGTAA
- a CDS encoding biopolymer transporter ExbD translates to MARRNAPEINAGSMADIAFLLLIFFLVTTTIEKDRGLVRALPPEQPENVEPPIIKEKNLFVVIVNKNDELLVEDKPMEIKDLQEAAIAFLDNGGVPKGQEGYCDYCQGERDPSSSDFPDKAIVTVKNDRETSYDTYITVQNELVGAYNSLRDRESQRLYGWKFTEVKKAIDEGVYKGNEESAKEKLDVIKKMYPQKLSEIDPQS, encoded by the coding sequence ATGGCTAGGAGAAATGCACCAGAAATTAATGCAGGGTCTATGGCAGACATCGCATTCTTACTACTTATCTTCTTCTTGGTAACTACTACCATTGAAAAAGATAGAGGTCTAGTAAGAGCGTTACCGCCAGAGCAACCTGAGAATGTGGAGCCTCCTATCATTAAAGAAAAAAACCTTTTTGTAGTTATCGTAAATAAAAACGATGAGCTTTTGGTTGAAGATAAGCCTATGGAGATCAAAGATCTCCAAGAGGCAGCTATCGCCTTCTTAGATAATGGAGGTGTACCGAAAGGGCAAGAAGGGTATTGTGATTACTGTCAAGGAGAGCGCGACCCTAGTTCGTCAGACTTTCCAGACAAGGCTATTGTAACTGTAAAAAATGACCGTGAGACATCTTACGATACGTACATTACAGTTCAAAATGAGCTAGTAGGAGCATACAATTCTTTACGTGATAGAGAGTCACAACGTTTATACGGTTGGAAATTTACTGAAGTAAAGAAAGCTATAGACGAAGGAGTGTATAAAGGAAACGAAGAGAGTGCAAAAGAAAAACTTGATGTTATCAAGAAAATGTATCCTCAGAAACTTTCTGAAATAGATCCTCAATCATAA
- a CDS encoding biopolymer transporter ExbD — protein sequence MSKFKKGGSKELPAVNTASLPDIVFMLLFFFMVATVLRKNDVKVAQILPAADQTEKLQKDRSVYIFGGKPGEGYKQFGTEGKIQIGDKFVNINEVQPAILEEREKLRDELKDRVMVAFKVDKETNSGLVYDVKQELRQANMLKVIYITTQTEDAVSQ from the coding sequence ATGTCAAAATTTAAAAAAGGTGGGTCAAAAGAGTTACCAGCGGTAAACACGGCTTCCCTACCAGATATTGTATTTATGTTATTATTCTTCTTCATGGTGGCTACAGTGTTACGTAAAAATGACGTAAAAGTAGCGCAAATTTTACCAGCAGCAGATCAAACAGAGAAGCTACAAAAGGACAGAAGTGTTTACATCTTCGGAGGGAAACCTGGAGAGGGATACAAGCAGTTCGGTACAGAGGGTAAAATTCAAATAGGAGACAAATTCGTAAATATAAACGAAGTACAACCTGCTATTCTTGAAGAGCGTGAAAAGCTTAGAGATGAGCTTAAAGATCGTGTTATGGTTGCCTTTAAAGTTGATAAGGAAACTAATTCAGGTTTAGTATATGATGTGAAGCAGGAGCTTAGACAAGCAAACATGCTTAAAGTAATTTATATTACTACACAAACGGAGGATGCTGTATCGCAATAA
- a CDS encoding porin family protein translates to MSILFLTSCLLAQEEVVLYEEDVDSLYREDQVYVGVTFNLISNKPTDFKQNGLSAGIQAGVIRDFPINKRRNKAIGLGIGLAVDTYNQNLFIDEAITDMVTNYEILDDQVDEDVNRFTTYTLEFPIEYRWRTSTPTKYSFWRIHAGLKLGYLFRFKSTFQDNNLNVVRTDLPEVNSFQYGPSFSFGYGAFNFQGYYGLSTLFNDEAQIDASSVNLQVIRLGLVFYFL, encoded by the coding sequence TTGTCCATTTTATTTCTCACTTCTTGCTTACTGGCGCAGGAAGAAGTTGTGCTATATGAGGAAGATGTAGATTCTTTGTATCGAGAAGATCAAGTTTATGTAGGTGTTACTTTTAATTTAATAAGTAATAAGCCAACAGATTTTAAACAAAATGGTCTCAGTGCTGGAATACAAGCTGGAGTTATTAGAGATTTTCCTATTAATAAGAGGCGTAATAAGGCAATAGGTCTAGGAATAGGTCTTGCGGTGGATACCTATAATCAAAACTTGTTTATAGATGAAGCGATTACTGATATGGTGACTAATTATGAAATTCTCGATGACCAGGTTGATGAGGATGTCAATAGATTTACAACATATACCCTTGAGTTTCCAATCGAATATAGGTGGCGCACATCGACCCCAACTAAATACAGCTTTTGGCGTATACATGCCGGCTTAAAGTTGGGTTACTTATTTAGGTTTAAATCCACTTTTCAAGACAATAACCTTAATGTTGTCCGTACTGATTTGCCAGAGGTAAATAGCTTCCAATACGGGCCCTCATTCTCTTTTGGTTATGGAGCCTTTAATTTTCAAGGATATTATGGTTTGAGTACCCTGTTCAATGATGAGGCGCAAATAGATGCTAGTAGCGTTAATCTTCAAGTCATTAGATTGGGATTGGTTTTTTACTTCTTATAG
- the rpoN gene encoding RNA polymerase factor sigma-54, whose translation MLKQQLNFKLSQKLSPQQIQLMKLIQLPTQAFEQKIKQELEENPALDSGKEEVKDDFEEFDNTDDFDEAPEVEINVDDYLSDDEIPEYRLSANNYSADDEDKQVPYASGTSFNQYLKTQLNTVRISSEEREVAEFIIGSLDEAGYLRRPLADLMDDLAFTQNIYTSEEVIEKMLFKVQDLDPAGVGARNLQECLVLQLDRKPATKSISLAVDILEKSFDHFSKKHYKKLMAKFHITEEELKDAINEIEHLNPRPGGSYSSNTKIVEHVVPDFTIRIVDGELELSLNGRNAPELKVSRDYSNMLKGYKESKERTKAQKDAVMFIKQKLDAAKWFIEAIIQRQQTLFVTMSSIMHYQEKYFLTGDERNLRPMILKDIATEIGMDVSTVSRVANSKYVDTPYGTKLIKEFFSESMTNDQGEEVSTREIKKILEMVIDEEDKRKPLTDDKLAGILKEKGYPIARRTVAKYREQLDLPVARLRKQI comes from the coding sequence ATGTTAAAACAACAACTTAATTTTAAACTTTCGCAAAAGCTCTCTCCTCAGCAAATCCAGCTGATGAAGCTTATCCAACTTCCTACGCAGGCGTTTGAACAAAAAATCAAACAAGAGCTCGAAGAAAATCCTGCTCTCGATAGCGGTAAGGAGGAAGTTAAAGATGATTTTGAAGAGTTTGACAATACAGACGACTTTGATGAAGCACCAGAGGTTGAAATCAATGTGGATGACTATCTAAGTGATGATGAAATCCCAGAATACCGCTTGAGTGCAAATAATTACAGTGCAGATGATGAGGACAAACAAGTCCCTTATGCATCTGGAACATCGTTCAATCAGTATCTCAAGACGCAGCTCAATACTGTAAGAATATCTTCTGAGGAGCGTGAAGTTGCCGAATTTATCATAGGTTCCCTTGATGAAGCAGGATACCTAAGACGACCACTAGCAGATCTTATGGATGATCTAGCCTTCACACAAAATATTTATACCTCTGAAGAGGTTATAGAAAAAATGCTTTTTAAGGTACAAGACCTTGATCCTGCAGGTGTAGGCGCTCGTAACTTACAAGAATGCCTAGTGTTACAACTAGACAGAAAGCCTGCTACCAAATCTATATCCCTAGCAGTTGATATACTTGAAAAGTCTTTTGACCACTTTAGCAAGAAGCATTACAAAAAGCTCATGGCTAAGTTTCACATAACTGAGGAAGAACTTAAAGATGCCATTAATGAAATAGAACACCTTAATCCTCGTCCAGGAGGTTCATACTCTAGTAATACAAAAATTGTAGAGCATGTAGTTCCAGACTTTACTATACGCATAGTAGACGGTGAGTTAGAACTTTCATTAAATGGCCGTAATGCTCCAGAGCTCAAAGTCTCTAGAGATTATAGCAATATGCTCAAAGGCTATAAAGAATCTAAAGAACGTACTAAAGCACAAAAAGATGCAGTAATGTTTATCAAGCAGAAGCTTGATGCTGCTAAGTGGTTTATTGAAGCCATTATACAGCGACAGCAAACACTTTTTGTGACAATGAGTAGTATTATGCACTATCAAGAAAAATACTTCTTGACGGGTGACGAGCGCAACTTAAGACCTATGATATTGAAAGATATCGCCACAGAAATTGGCATGGACGTTTCCACAGTTTCTCGAGTAGCAAATAGTAAATATGTAGACACTCCTTACGGAACAAAACTCATCAAAGAGTTCTTTTCTGAAAGTATGACTAATGACCAAGGTGAAGAGGTGTCTACACGTGAAATTAAAAAAATCTTAGAAATGGTCATAGACGAGGAGGATAAACGCAAACCTCTTACAGATGATAAACTTGCAGGTATTTTAAAAGAAAAAGGATATCCTATAGCTCGGAGAACGGTTGCTAAATACCGAGAACAATTAGACCTTCCGGTAGCGAGATTACGTAAACAGATTTAA